The sequence below is a genomic window from Deltaproteobacteria bacterium.
AGCAGCGACTCGCCGGTGTGGACAAATTTTACTTCTAACCCCATAATATCCGGATGCAGTATCCCCGGATTATGGCCGACCGGTTGCTCCGTCTCGCGGCGCACTTTCCGGCGGTGGTGGTCACCGGTGCGCGGCAGGCGGGCAAGACGACCCTGATGCGGGCCACCTTCCCGGATCATCACTACGTTTCCCTGGACCTGCCCACGACCGCCGATCAGGCCGAGCGCAACCCGGACCTGTTCCTGCACCACCATCCGGCGCCGGTTCTCATCGACGAGGTGCAGTACGCGCCCGGCCTGTTCCGCCACCTGAAGGCGGCCATCGATGAGCGTCGCCACGACATGGGGCGCTACATTCTCACCGGCAGCCAGAACTTCACGCTGATGAAGGGGATCTCGGACAGTCTTGCCGGCCGTTGCGGGATGGTCGAGCTGGAAAACCTGGCGCTGCACGAGATCAACGCCGTTACCCCGCCCGGCGACGACGCGGCCAGCCTCGCCGGACTGATGGCCCGGGGCCAGTTCCCGGAGTTGTGGCGCGCGCCGGAGTTGCCTGCGGCGGATTTCTTCGCCTCGTATCTGGCCACCTACCTCGAACGCGACGTCCGCCAGATCCTCAACGTGGCGAGCCTTCGGGACTTCGAGCGCTTCGTCCGCGTGCTGGCGGCGCGGTCGGCGGCCATGCTCAACAAGAGCGACGTCGCGCGGGACACCGGAGTGGCGGTGAAGACCATCGGCGAGTGGGTGAGCGTGCTCCAGGCGTCCGGCCAGATCGTCCTGCTGGAACCCTGGCACGTGAGCTTCGGCAAGCGCGTGGTGAAGACGCCGAAGGTCTATTTCCGTGACAGCGGCCTGCTCT
It includes:
- a CDS encoding ATP-binding protein translates to MQYPRIMADRLLRLAAHFPAVVVTGARQAGKTTLMRATFPDHHYVSLDLPTTADQAERNPDLFLHHHPAPVLIDEVQYAPGLFRHLKAAIDERRHDMGRYILTGSQNFTLMKGISDSLAGRCGMVELENLALHEINAVTPPGDDAASLAGLMARGQFPELWRAPELPAADFFASYLATYLERDVRQILNVASLRDFERFVRVLAARSAAMLNKSDVARDTGVAVKTIGEWVSVLQASGQIVLLEPWHVSFGKRVVKTPKVYFRDSGLLCFLLGLDASTLLTSPALGAVWETFVFAEMRKLNEAESAPVNFWYYRDQRGQEVDFVRDAGGVLSFMVCKWSERPTLRDARGLLRVSAGLAASNSPWRPGPHYVIGRPVSSHSLGEGVAAVALRDLPAIVSGDAPA